The nucleotide window CCGGCTAGCGCATCGCCTTTAGCTGTGACGATGAAGGACTTGGCTAGCACCGCTTCATGTCCACCAGCGGAAGCTACTGCTGCCTCAAAGCTCATGATGAATTATAATGGGTCTAATCTTCCATTGAATTTGGGCAAGGTGATGGGTTTGTAGGAGGGGGGCCTGGGTGACCTTTGGATGCCTTTCGGATAGTGGTGATTTGGAATCGATGGTTCTGTGGGTTTGTGGTGAAGTATAGGGTGTGCCGAAGGTTGGTTGTGCTATGAAACATGGTGGGGGATTGGGTTGGCTTTGGTTTGCTGAGTGGAGTTGGTTGGACATGTTGAAGTTGGATTGCGAAGGCTGCATACTTTGTATTTGGCCTGTAAGACAGCTAGTTGTTGCCTGATCTCCGCTGCATAAGCTAATGCTTGGGCTACGCATTGATTTGCGATGAAGGCTGCTGCGACCCTTTCACCTTCTTGTTGCATGCTCGGCAACTGGGCCTATAGCTATTGAAGCTCTTGTTCTAGAGTGGGACTTGGGGCTTGATGCTCCTCAAATGCTAGAGGCTGGTCTTTGACTGTGGGTTCTTCTCCAACTTGATCTTCTGGGGCTGTAGCGTAAGTGCTACGAGCACTACACCTGGGTCATCCTCTTGTCAAGGGCTCTGTGGGAACCGTAGCGGAGGCTGCTCTCTTTCTTGCCATTGTGGGTCTTGCTTGGCCAACGCGCGGTGGGCACCAATGTTGGAAGACTATGGTTTCCAGCAGGTGGGACTAGAAGGAGATAGCCGAAGCCTTTGCCCGGATAGATGGCTCGAGCGAAGTCATGTCAGGTGGAAAGTGGGTCTCGACTaaactagggtttcataaatgcatTCAACTACCTCCCCATTGTACATAATTTCTgtccccttttatagggcactACTTGCTAAGGCTACTCTTTTACAACTTTACTCCTTGACGGTTACAATACATCCTCGGAATATTCCTATACTAATACAAACTACTAAGGGTAATTTAGGTGCCTTCTTCTTCAACCGCCTTTGCTTGATGGGCCGCAACCATGAGTCCATCTGTGGCCCACGGCCCAACACCACCATCCTTCAAGAAGTCCCTTGACTCTTGGGGCCTTTGTTCAGGGCGACCTTCGCTCGTACCTGCGCGCTGACTCTTTGTAGCCTCCGTAGGTGCCGCTCGAGCCATCGCTGTTGGTTGCATCCGAGCATGTTCGCCTCGGTCGCCGGAGCCTCCGCTCAGGGCGTCGGAGCCACCTCCAAAGGCATTGGAGCCTTTGCCTTGGACCGTGTTCGGGTGCCTTCACTGCATTTTCTAGTCCTTCGCCCTAATCGACCGATCGGGCGAAGGCTTTCATCTTCTCTTCCTGCACATCACTCATAAAATTCGTTAATCATTAGCTTTCATTACTGTTGCGGTCCCTAGCCTCCACGACTCATAATGGTGTCCTAAcatgtttaaactaataaattccacaagttttggtgaatctatgttttcagtagggtttatctagaaaaccatcaagggaaaCCAATTCGTTAAAGGAAATTATAGAATTCGAATGCGTAATCGATATGGGAAGACTTCAGAAGGCGAATCACCAAAGTGGAGCCTATGTCtctaacatgtggggctagccagccccacctagAGTCCGCCTAACCTATGGGCCCCCCATGTCAGCCTTccgttgttatgtcggttctccaccgcctcctaagttgcatctacgccattctttaagttagtttgatccaagggctcacgttggatgctccggcctatatataccagcccctaccaccaTCCCtgaagccatcctaaaaccctaattcatatcatgaggatcaaaaccatctatcaagagaagattagtcctccataggatctagtcttataaataattgtgagatagagagtgagggaagagtttggaggaggtgccagcCTATCAGTGCTCACTTTATGGCTTGTAGCTTGGCGGATTCAAATTCTATCTGAGTTTgtgtctgagatttctctagtaatctacttttgattcaagtaagcatcttgtttatattgttcttaaggatcacgactctcttttgagtgctttattctcttccttggggagtaaagtattaatcaaaagtttaagcatggtgcttagacttaggttaatctgtatgcaccctgcattctagaaggtggtagatcacgtgagtgacataagttctatatagcctgtactatatagcttcgttggtcctttgtagtccacctcctgtctataggcgcacgtaggatgtggttgcgaaggaaagcatcctctgttggtgtctttccctagtaatgtccctagttaaatagtagaagacataagcttacccatgTCAAAACtaaacaactttagttatcctctctatgctcctatttatcctaaccttgttggtACCCTTAGTTAAGATTGAGCGTAattagtctcacacatttccctgtggatatgatacttggaatatctctaggtgaaagctatagtggtatctgtgtgcttgcgaatttatttgtgtgcgttaaatataccaacaatgaCGAACGCTGTGAACTTGGTGAAGGTCGTGAATTTAtttgtgtgcgttaaatataccaacaataaACCTTGTTGGGCTGAGTGGTGTCGACAAACCCAATAGGTTGCTGGTAGAGAACATGTTCTTTGAGGTGACCATGGAGGAAAGCATTGAAGATGTCGAGCTACTTTGTAGGCTAGCTCTGAGAAGCCGTTGGTGAGGACAGTGTTTATTATTGCTGGCTTGACGACGGGCGTGAACATCTCACCGAAATCGATGCCAGTGCGTTGAGTGAATCCGTGGACTACCCATCGTGCTTTGTAGCACTCCAAGGTGCCATCGGGGTTAATCTTGTGATGGAACACCCATTTGCTAGACACGATCTGTGCTCCGGGTGGGCGATTGATGAGCCACCATGTGTGATTGCGCTAAAGAGCCTCAAATTGAAGAGCCATGGCGTGGCGCCAATTTGGGTCTTTGAGTGCGGCGCATGCAGAGCTAGGAATTGGCGAGATAAGCGTCAAGGATGCCGTGGAAGAGTTAGGTATGGTGCTCGCAAGAGCATATTTGGGGTTGGGGCAGTAGATGCCGGCTTTGGCCTAGGTGACCTTTGGGTGAGTCATGGCCAGAGGCATGGCCTGAGTAGATGGTGTGGCCTGAGTGGGTTCAAGTGAGTGGGCGAGGCTTGAGCTCCGTGGAAGGGAGATGTTTGTGGTGTTTGAGAAGAAGGTGAAGATGGAGAGACTGGGGACCCAGTCACTGATCTGGTTTCCGGAGAGGCTGGAATAGGCGACTGAATGGAACTCTGAAGAATGAAAGTATTGTTAGTTACTATAGCTAGTCCGGCTGTTGTTGGCAACGTAGGGGAATGAGCTGTGCAGAAGGGGAATTGTGATTCATCAAAGACAACATGCGAGGATGTGATAACTCACCGGCTCTAAAGATCGAGGCAGCGGTAACCATGGTGATATGCAGGATAACCAAGAAGCACGCAAGGCATTGGTCTTGGGGTCAGTTTACGTGGTACTGTAGCTATCAGGTTGGGATAGCACAAACACCCAAAGACACGTAGATCGCTGTAAGAGAGAGGTGCACCGAGCAGGAGCTAGAATGGCATAGCAGTGCCGCTGGCTTCACAAGGACGGTGGTTCAAGAGGTGCATGGCTATGGAAAGTGCCTTAGCCCAACATGGAGCCAACATGCCATCATGGATGAGCAGACTGTGAATTTAGTTGTTGATAGCATGGATAATTCGCTTGGCCTTGCCGTTCTGTGAGGATGTGTATGGACAAGAAAGGCGATAAGCAATGCCATGACGAGAAAGATGATTAGGAAGTGCATATTTGTTAGATTCACGGCCATTGTCTGTCTGTAAAGCAATGAGGGGAAGTTGGAATTGGGTGGAGACATAGGCATGAGAATTCAGCAGACATTGAAAAACTTCAGACTTCGCGCGTAATGGAAAGGTCCAAATGTAATGAGTGTAATCATCAATCAAGACAAGGTAGTATTTACAACTAGAAAAACAAACAACTGGTGATGTCCATACATCAGCATGAATAATTTGGAAAGGAACGTAACTAACTGAATTAGAAGAAGAAAATGGCAGccgaacatgcttgccgagctaacAGGCTTCACAAGTGGAAGAGTGCTTCTCAGTGGAGGTGAATTGGAGACTGGGGAGGGACTGCTGGAGTGTGTGACGTCCAGGATGCCCCAAGTGTTGATGCTAGAGCTCGATAGTTGGAGCAGTAGCCAGGTGAGCCTCTGGTGGGGTGGATGCCTACAGAGCGTAGAGGTCGCCACGGCTATCACATTGGAGGAGCTCCTTGCAGGTGGAAAGATCCTTATTAGAAAAACCAAAAGGGTCAAATTCAACACTAACGTTGTTGTCGCAAGTTAGAGTACGCACAGAAATGAAGTTTTTGACTAAAGAAGGGGAGACAAGAATGTTGTTTAGGTGGAGGGGGAATGAGCAGTGGCAATGGATGTGgatgttggaactggtggtgaccaccgagttcatgatcttggagctggcttacagccagcccggctcgttaccacgagcctgcactCCCACTGGTCCCAgttccaccggagctacaacatataaggcctttgggccttactcaacccaaaagactagcctaataggtgggagcttcttccgccttatatgttgtgctcccccaccatcgctacatgatgtgggactaaaccccaacaatctcccccttagtcacacatcggggtgcccctgcCACatctgtgacgctcgagattttttattgggtttagcttttctgaccatgggcggctctgataccaattgttagaaccggtggtgaccatcgagttcatgatcttggagctggcttatagCTAGCCTAGCTCATTACCACGAGCCTACACTCCCACAGGTTCCAGGTCCAtcagagctacaacatataaggcctttggggcttactcaacccaaaagactagccctgataggtgagggttctcccgccttatatattgtgctcccccaccatcaccatatgatgtgggactaaaccccaacaatcttccTCTTAGTCACACATAGGGGTGCcctctcccccttagtcacacatcggggtgcccctaccatatgtgacgctcgagatttttttatcgggtaTAGCTTTTTTTGACCAAggacggctctgataccaattgttggaactggtggtgaccaccgagttcacgatcttggagctggcttacaacCAGCCTGGCTCATTACCATGGGCCTATGCTCCCACAGGTCCTAGGTCCACTGGAGCTGTAACATATAAgacctttgggccttactcaacccaaaagactagcctgataggtgggggcttctttcaccttatatgttgtgctcccccaccatcgctacatgatgtgggactaaacccccaacaatctcccccttagtcacacatcgagGTGCCCCGCCATatgtgtgacgctcgagatttttattgggtttagctttttttGACCATggatggctccgataccaattgttggaaccggtggtgactaccgagttcacgatcttggagctagcTTATAGCCAGCCTAGCTCGTTACCACAAGTCTGCACTCCCACAGGTCCTAGGTCCACcgaagctacaacatataaggccattgggccttcccaacccaaaagactagccttgaTAGGTGAGgtttctcccgccttatatgttgtgctcccccaccatcgctacatgatatgggactaaaccccaacaatcttccTCTTAGTCACACATCAGGGTGCTCTCTCccccttatatgttgtgctcccccaccatcgctacacgatgtgggactaaaccccaacaatctcccccataatcacacatcggggtgcccccgccatatgtgatgctcgattttttatcgggtttagcttttctttACCATGGGCCCCGATACCAATTGTTGCAactggtggtgaccaccgagttcacaatcttagagctggcttacagccggcccgacTCTTTACCATGAGCCCGTGCTCCAATAGGtcctaggtccaccggagctacaacatataaggcctttgggccttcccaacccaaaagactagccttgataggtgagggttctcctgccttatatgttgtgctcccccaccatcgctacacgatgtgagactaaaccccaacaatcttcctcttagtcacacatcggggtgccctctcccccttatatgttgtgctcccccaccattgctacacgatgtgggactaaaccccaacaatctccaccttagtcacacaTCGAGGTGCCCcaccatatgtgacgctcgagatttttttattgggtttagcttttctTTACCATGGGCTCTTATACCGATTGTTAGAactggtggtgaccaccgagttcatgaTCTTAGAGCTGGCTTATAGCCAGCCCGACTCGTTACCATGAGCCTATGCTCCCATAGGTCCTAGGTCCACCGGAgttacaacatataaggcctttgggccttcccaacccaaaagactagccttgataggtgagggttctcccgccttatatgttatgctcccccaccatcgctacacaatGTGGGACTAAATCCCAACAATCTTCCTCTTAGTCACACATCAGGGTGCCCTCTCccccttatatgttgtgctcccccaccatcgctacatgatgtgggactaaaccccaacagtgGAGGCCCAATGAGTGATGGGCAACTAAACACCGTTGGCAATAGTGATTGGAGAAGAATTGAAGAGAGGTTGAGAGGAGGAGAAGGTACCTAGGTTGGATGCCATGTGCGAGGATGCGCCAGTGTCGAGGAACCATTCGGTGGGTTGTGGACCAGACGTCGGAACATTGGCCTTGGCCAGCACGGCAAGGAGAGCTTGGTGATTCTAGACATCCTAGGTGGGAGAAGCTGGTGGGGGAGCGATGTCGTGCATATCCTAACCACCCTAACCGGTGAAGTACTCATGCTAGGGTGCAGTGCTAGGATGAGGACCAAGCACGCTAGCACCAGTTGCATGGAATGGCATCGGCTAGGCCTAGACCATGCTAATCCATGGGTTGAGGCCTGGTGTCCAGCTAGTGGGAGCATGCGGAGTAGAGGGGCAACCACCATTGTTCTGGTAGGAGCCAcatccacatccacatccatgaCCCCACCTGTTATTGTGGCGAGGTGGGGTGGGCGTGGTAATCGCCGAGGGCCGAGCTAGAGGATTTCCACCGAAGCTGGAACCGCCATCGGTGGCCGGAGAAAATGGAGTACGAGAGACACTAGTGGCGATGAGGGCATGCTGCGTGGTAGTCTTGTCATGCTCCTTGTCATAGTGTTCCTCAAGAAGAAGGTACGATCACGTAGAGAGGAAGGTGTGTGGTGGCTGTTTGGCGGTGATGGCCGGAATGGTGTGGTGGTACTTCAAGCTGAGGCCGCACAACATGTTCAAGACCTGGCTAGTCTCGCGGATAGGCTACCCGACATCACGGAGAGCGTCGGCCAACTGCTTGAGGCGCCTGGTATACTGCGCGATGTCCATGTCGCCTTGAATCAGGTTCCAGAACTTGGCCTCTAGGTAGACGGCGTGGTGAAGTTCATTGTCGCGGAACTGGTCATGAATGGCCTGCCAGATGTGGAACGCAGTTGCCTTCGAAGCACGCACGATGTCATGGACGTCCTTGGTGATGGAGTTGTAGAGCCAGCTGATGATGCACTGGTCGACGATGGACCACGTGAGATCACGGCGCTGTTCGACGGTTGGCGGGGAAAAGATGTGGGAGCCGAGGTTGAATTTGCTGAGGAAGGCATTAAAGAAGTAACACCGCTCGTCGTAATTGGGGTTGGCGAGCTCAAGAACGATGGGGACGCGAGATTTGATATTCACCGTTTGAAGAACAGCCACGAGAGGAGCTGCAGCGGTGGTGTGGATGGGTGCGTCGCTGTCGAGAGAAGAAGTGGGGGAGGACGATCTAGAGGAGGGGGCAATGGACAGGTTTAGACCGAAGAGGGGGTTGTTATCCATGTGATCCATGGCGATGGAGGGGGGCACGGTGATGGAGATGGGGCGGCAGGGATGAGCAGAGGAAGCCGACGATGGCGATCGGCGGAGACGGTTAGCGTGGAGCAGGATCAGCCCATGCTagctgataccatgtagagaaGTAATAGGAGCCAACACTTTGTATTGATCTCAATTGaatgtatatatagtacaacaaATGGAGGTTGCTATCTTCAGCAACTGTCCTAGTCTACGCGCGTCGTGTGCTGTTGGTGAGCGTGGTCACCACGCGCTGGTCCTAGCGGTTCCTGAGTCAAGCTCATACAATGTATCCTCAACATTAATCCTACTACAAAGATAGACTTTCTTTATGTGAGATTAGATCAGTTTACTTGCTGAGGAAGTCATGACATCTTGTCCCACACCTTCCTAGCAGTCCGTGGGCTAGCCCATCTCCTTGCCGGGCAGTCGGCTTTTTGAGGAACTCTTAGCATCTTGGTCTGTCAGACATGATTTTGGTTTGTCATAAATTTTTCATCATAGATGTTCACAAACCTACTATTGGCCCGACCGATGAATAGCTTGTGTCCCTCCACCTTGATCTTGTAGTGCTCGCAACACTTAAAGCGGAGAAGAAGAAGCTGATGTCGATAGGAGGATGAGGTGCGCAATAGCATGGGGGCCTGGCACAGGCAGGTGGTGGCAGGGTGGGCGTGGCGCACGCGATGTGATGGCCTATGGGGCCTGGCCGGGACTGCCATGTTGGAAAGCGAGTGCGACCAAAATCTGTTTGGACTCATGATATAGCATATGATAGGTTTCCATATATAGATCATTTTTGGAGCCAGAAATCTTGTTGTCAAATTGAAGGGTCAGAATACAGCATGAGTGGCTTCGTATTAGTTAAAGTGCAGAGATTTTGGAAGTTGATCTATTTTCTGCCACATTTtctatatttcaggtgcctgaatttttAGATGATTTGAAACAACACTCTTGTACTACCAATTAGTATACATAAATTGTCACTTTTGTGGTTTGTTATTTACTTTGTTTCATAACATATCAAATTTTTGTCCTTATCTGACTATAGAAATAATTGTAAATTATTAAATTGTCTTTGTACCAACACATATTAGATTTTGTCAGGTTTGTGGTTTTGTCTACCTGGTTTTTTATTTTGGGAACAAAAGGTTGCAGATTGTGTTTACAGAAATTACAGCAAACTAAAACTgcaattttagtataaaatatatgcaataaccaTCGCTTGAAATAAAACTAAAATCAGGCACCTGAAATTTTGCAAATCCCATTTATTGCTGGTCCAAACAAGGAAGTTTTATTCTGAGACCATTGcacaaatctcaagccctggatGGCAACTCCTTCACTGTCTAAACCCCATTTTGCTAGGAGGCTGGGAGTCATAAGATGTTGTGTAGACCACCACCGGGCTCCTCACCTCATGCTCATTGTTGTACCACATGATGGTGGCCGAGTGCACCTTGCCGTCCTCCATCGCCACACCAGACACCGTCACGGCGAACGagaccaaggtgttgatggatgagggtagcagcctcaacatcctctatgtcaacaCCCTTGATCGGATGGG belongs to Miscanthus floridulus cultivar M001 chromosome 4, ASM1932011v1, whole genome shotgun sequence and includes:
- the LOC136548184 gene encoding uncharacterized protein — protein: MDHMDNNPLFGLNLSIAPSSRSSSPTSSLDSDAPIHTTAAAPLVAVLQTVNIKSRVPIVLELANPNYDERCYFFNAFLSKFNLGSHIFSPPTVEQRRDLTWSIVDQCIISWLYNSITKDVHDIVRASKATAFHIWQAIHDQFRDNELHHAVYLEAKFWNLIQGDMDIAQYTRRLKQLADALRDVG